A stretch of the Teredinibacter haidensis genome encodes the following:
- a CDS encoding DUF2220 family protein — protein sequence MNIKENVFRTRPRWVDEEPAIIGLLDTFLHKLEKGHRLSMRINAKTLPELFDFGSPEVKYLWSLVKSLNNEYHIISIRFARNKPYQEPYDNAQIVFNPEKEELVRDWLNRPALDPYALVWQDTLRKLKDRFEDHGQSLSEQMIRLPDQGAEQTLRAFSRMGGMLQKPITLRALSARCFWGDSKFLDHREELVRNLYPSASHNLLARPILMTVCLSDVIDRVLFIENQDSFLALTNAELHNTTLIYAAGFRGSATRIREHGNVAFTFYGERARPSSFTLFENWWFEPQQHTTVNVRFWGDLDYSGMGILKALKHIFPEIDAWKPGYLPLIERLQQGLGHAHESSGKERQKDPHLTGCEFADLELLPAMRKYGGFVDQEAVLPQELGQ from the coding sequence ATGAATATAAAAGAAAATGTTTTTCGTACACGTCCTCGCTGGGTAGATGAAGAACCGGCAATTATTGGTTTACTCGACACCTTTCTACACAAGCTGGAAAAAGGGCATCGGTTGTCGATGCGGATTAACGCCAAAACACTACCCGAGCTCTTCGACTTCGGATCACCAGAAGTGAAATACCTCTGGTCGTTAGTTAAATCCCTTAACAATGAATATCACATTATCTCCATTCGCTTTGCCCGCAACAAACCCTACCAAGAGCCTTACGATAATGCTCAGATTGTTTTTAATCCCGAAAAGGAAGAACTGGTTCGAGACTGGTTAAATCGCCCAGCATTGGACCCTTACGCGCTCGTTTGGCAAGACACGCTACGAAAGCTAAAAGATCGCTTCGAGGATCACGGTCAATCCCTTTCAGAGCAAATGATCCGCCTGCCAGACCAAGGGGCAGAACAGACACTGCGCGCATTTTCTCGTATGGGAGGAATGCTGCAAAAACCAATCACGTTACGCGCGCTATCTGCTCGTTGTTTTTGGGGGGACTCAAAGTTTCTCGATCACCGCGAAGAACTTGTTCGTAACCTCTACCCTTCTGCCAGCCACAATCTTTTAGCTCGCCCCATTTTAATGACAGTATGCCTCTCCGATGTAATCGACCGAGTCCTCTTTATCGAAAACCAGGATAGCTTTCTGGCGCTTACCAACGCAGAACTTCACAACACCACCCTTATTTACGCAGCGGGTTTTCGCGGTTCCGCCACCCGAATAAGAGAGCATGGCAATGTCGCTTTTACCTTTTATGGTGAACGAGCTAGACCATCGAGCTTCACTTTATTCGAAAACTGGTGGTTTGAACCGCAACAACATACCACTGTTAACGTGCGATTCTGGGGGGACCTGGATTATTCGGGGATGGGAATACTTAAAGCCCTTAAACACATTTTTCCCGAAATTGATGCTTGGAAACCGGGTTATTTACCACTAATTGAACGATTACAACAAGGGCTTGGGCATGCACACGAAAGCAGCGGGAAAGAGCGGCAGAAAGACCCCCACCTAACCGGCTGCGAATTTGCGGACTTGGAGTTACTTCCCGCCATGAGAAAGTATGGGGGATTTGTGGATCAGGAAGCGGTTTTGCCGCAAGAGCTTGGTCAGTGA